The sequence GGGCTTCGTTCTTGATATACCCGAGCACTACCTGTGAATCTGTCCAGAAAAACTCCCGATCTATTTTCAGTTCGAGCTCTTCTCTAAGAGTGTTGCTTACCGCAGCAGAGACTGTAGCTGCAGTGAGCTCGAGGCGTGGTATGGTGACAACATTTATGGGTGCCACTCTGGCCTTGCCCATGACCAGTGCACAATGCACTTGTTCATCAGCAACAATCCTGATGTATGAGCATTGCCCATAACCGTTATTGCTAGCATCTGAGAAATGATGCAGCTCAATGTTTTGGATTGTGCCAAGGTTCTTAGGAATGAAGCATCTTGGTATTTGGATTTTATGTAGATTCTCCAAGTCATGGAGCCATGTTTCCCATTTTGGCTGTAGTTCAGGAGGGAGAGGATCATCCCAACTAACTCCCCGCTTGCACATCTCTTGAAGCAGTCTTTTCCCATTCAAGatgtagggagagagaaatcCTAATGGGTCATACACGCTGGCGACTGTTGATAGGATTCCTCGTCGTGTGGCTGCCTTTTCATTAAGGATAACATTGAATGAGAACGCATCTGTCTCTATGTTCCACTTTACCCCCAGTACACTCTGCATTGGAAGCTCGTTGTAGTTCAGATCTACATCCTTCACAAcgctggcacattcactctctgGAATCGCATCCAAGACTTCTCTGCTGTGGGACACAAATTTGTGCAAGCGTAGCTTTCCCTTCGCACACATTTCTTGTGCTTCTTTGACTAGCTGCTTGGCTTTCTCAACTGTTTCTACGCTGATAAGCCCATCATCCACATAGAAATTCTTTCGAATGAAGCTCGCTGCCAGTGGGTAGTCCTTTTCATATTTACTGGCCAGATATTTCATGCCATAGTTGGCATATCCTGGAGAGGATGCGGCTCCAAAGATGTGCACTCGCATGCAATATTCCTTGGGCTCTATTTCTGTGTTCCCATTTTCCCACCACAGGAACCTCATGAAATCCCTATCTTCTGGGCTAACATGGAAGCGGTGAAACATCTTTTCCACATCGCAAATGATTGCAATTTGGTGCTCACGAAATCTACACAGCACCCCAGTCAGAGCATTAGTTAAGTCAGGTCCTGTGAGTAGGTGATCATTTAGAGAGGTGTCAAGGTATCTGGCGGAGCAGTCAAATACGACTGATTTTTTCTGGCTTCCTAGGATGGTACACCCCGTGGTGTGGAATGTACCATGTATTGCCCTCTTTCGGTGAGATCTTTACTTCTTCTGCATCACCATCTTTGAAGACACTGTTGATGAATTTCACATAGTCCTCTTTGTACTTGGGACTTTTCTCTAGTTTTCTTTTGAGGTGTTTCAATCGGGCTATAGCGAGCTGCTTGTTGTTCGGAAGCTGTGGACGCTCTCTGAAGGGCAGGGGCATTTCCAGATGTCCTTCCTCATTGTGTTGAACTTTCCCATTCAGTAGCTGTAGAAACTGAATATCTTCTTGGGATATGTTCCTTTCTCTTGGGTTTGTGTCCAGAAAATCTGTTTCCAATGCCTTAATCACAGAGGCAGGTGTAATAGGCGGAAGCTCTTTCACAGAGACGCGATGGCAAAACCCTGTGACGTGCTTTGAACTAGTACGAGGTGTTTTGGATCCCACTATACTCCAGCCTAAATCAGTCTTGACTGCGTATGGATCATACTCTTCCCCTGATATCACCTGTTTTGGTTTCAGGGCCCTTGCGCAATCATAGCCAATTAGGAGTCCTACAGGACAGTTCAATAGATCTGGCATCTCTTCTGTTATCCTGCGAAGGTGGCTCCACTCTTTCGCTGTTTCACAACTGGGAATGCTATTTTGATCCAGTGGGATGTATTCTCGAGTGTACACTGGTGGTAACTCAATGCACTCTTGTGAAAGGTACCCTCTCACTTTTAGTCCCACCACTCTTTGACAGTTGACTATTGAACCCCTGTCAGTCATTGTTGACAACTTCAATTTTACAGGTTCTGTGTCTGCTTGCATTTTTCTACACACTTCTTGGtcaataaatgtattactgctctgtgtgtccagTAATGCATACACCAAGGTTTCTgggctgttttttgttgcacAAGAGAGCCACACCGGAACAATCATTGAAGTACGATCACTATTGTCCACTCTCACGCTGAGAGTGGAAGCTCTTTCCTCAGTTGGTGGTGCTGCTGCTCTTTCTTCTTTATGACGTTCTTCATGAAGCGGAGAGGGATGGCTCCGCTTGCAAATATTGCAAGTGGCTCTGTTTCGACAGTTTTTAGAGATATGGCCGACTCTGAGGCAACCAAAGCACATGTTGTTGTTAAAGACAAATTGTTTCTTTTCCTCCAGAGGCATTGCTGcaaatttttcacatttatatatGAAGTGATCTTGTTGACAACAGATACATTCtatttgccttttattttgAGTGGCCAGAGGACTGGTTTTGGAACCCTTGTCACGTTCTGATGCACTTGAGTTCTTTGtagtgggttttgttttttgagacaCCATGGTTGATGTCACCAGGGCGCTGGCTTTGAGGCGCTTCTGTTCCCTCCCAAGTTTTTCATCTGAATATTTTAGTGCATGAAGGGAGGAAATCGGATTGCATGCAATGCGTGCCTCCTCTGCCACGAAGTCTGAGAATTCCTCGAAACCTGGATATAGCTTCCCTTCATCCAGTGCTTTAGTGACATACCGGTTCCATCTGGTTGTTGCCCAGTCAGGAAGTTTCTGTAGTAGCTTTTGATTTTCTTCACAATCATCTAAAATCTTTAGACCTAGTACATGGGGCATTGCATTCTTGCAGGAGATGAGGAAATCACTAAACTCCCTTAGTTTAATAGATTCTCTTGGACCAATTTTTGGCCAGCTATTCAGCTTTCCCCGGAATGCTCTTTGGACTACGAAAGAGTGGCCATAGCGTTTGTTCAGGGCATCCCAAGCCTGTGTGTACGCTTCCTCATCACTTCTataaaatgttccttctaaCACACAAAGTGCTTCCCCACCTATGTATTTTTTCGAATAGAACAGTCTATGCGCTTGGTTTGTACAGCTTGTTTCGATTAAAGCTTTGAAACAGGTGCTCCATTCAGTGTATTTAAGTGGGTCGCCAGTGAACATGAATGGCTCTGGTGCTGGAAGTCTAGTCATTGCCAGGGATTCTTTTAATGCTTCAACCAGTGAGGTGTCATTTGCCTTTGGCTCTGGTTTGCTTCCAAAGCAAGGAGGGACTGGAGCACTTTGGGGAACTTGGGCGCATGGAGTGCTGCTATGCTGCTTCGGAAGCTGACTTGGAGGCAAAGTGATTTTTACTTCAGTATTTCCTATTTCAGCATTCCATTTTGATTCCTCTTCAACATACACCTTGTATTCAGCCTCTATGGCTTCAAGGTCCCTTCGATCTTCCAGCATTTTTAACCTCTCTTGCTGGGCTAGCACCTCCTTCTTCTGGGTGGAGATTTCTCTTTCCCTGTTTAATTCAGCACGTTTTGATGCCAAACGTGCCGCTACTTCTGTCTTCTTTACTGACACATAGCTTCCTTGCTGACTACTATGCCCAGCTCTTGACACAGTTGATCCATAAACTGACCTAGCATCTTCTCTTTGGAGTAACTGGCGGAGCTCCTCTTTAGCAGCCACTGCATCAAACTCCTTGCTACCAGCTTCTGTGTAACGCCTTTTCAGAAGTGCAGTTATTTCAGTAGTAACTGAGGTGCAGCTATCCATTTTCCTTCTTATATCTTGGGATGGGACAGTCAGTGCACGCAAAGACTCATATACTTGTTTTAGTTCTGACTCATAATTTTCTACAGCTATGATCATTTCACTTAACTCAGTTTTAGCGTGTTCTTCTTTAAGTTTAGATCTTATTAACTGAACCTCTGCTTTGAAGTTTACATATGTCAGCATaaactttctttccttttttgttaTCTCTTCCTTTTTGAACTCCAGCATTTTTTCTGTTGGGCGTCTCACCCTTTCTGATCGCCTCACCTCTTGTTCAACCTGAGATGATGACTTCTGGAGCCCTACTCTTTGTACTTCAAGATCTGCATAAATTTCACCTATGCGGtcttctattttttgtttttctgtttcttccaTTTCAGTTTCTAATTTCTCCTCCAATTGTGCCTTCTCAACTTCTAGAGACAGAATTATTTGCTCTAGTGTACCAGTTTCTGATGCAGGCCTATTttggtacattttttttttttttgcttaactACTTTGAAACAATActattgaaatattaatgatGAAAAGCAAACAGGGAAATACACACTATCAATTATTAAACAGGCTACACACATTCGATCAACTTACAAAATTATCAAAAtgcaattttcattttctgcaagAAATATTATTATATCAACTAAGAAAGAACACTATTTCCAGACTTAGAAGATACAGTCTGACCTGGTATCCCAAAGGTGACTTATTGCTATGTTATTGTCCAAAGGAGTCACAACGTTGCCACCTTGTGGCTGTCCTTGGCAGCTGCAGCACCGTCGTCTTATTGCACTTTGGTTCCACCTCCGCGCTGGATTTGGGCGATCGCGTCAAAGAATGGTGGGATATGCAGGCAGATCTTCCACGTGGAGTACGATGATGGAGTCTTTGAAGGGACGCACGCAGGCCTTGCTCTATCTTTGCAGGAACGCTGGCGAATCTCGTCACTCCGATGGCTACGTTTTTCACTATAACTGCTCCCAAAGGTCCTTTTCTTTAGCACAGACACCCACGCATCGACTGATGTTCACGTCTgaagttttattgttttctttcgtCGGCAAACACCGTGAAAAACGTGTGCGCCTTGTGACCAAACTCAAGGAGTAGTTACATTCACTTTCACACCCTCTCTTCTTTGCTCTTCGTTTCTCttgcttttcatttacaaaacaaCATCTCTGCCGTTCTCGAATGTTTCGACCAATCCACAGTACTCTCAATTAACGCAACTGACTCACGTGACCACAGTATGCTGTCTATGCAAAGGAACTTACACATTTGAACAGTAGGTGTCGCTACTACACAAGATCACAAGAAACCAAACCTTATATTTtccaaacattacaaacaaaatgattgcacaaCACCAATCACAATAATCATTAAATTCTCTCCATATTACTCTGCACTTTAAATAACCAGAAAGTCAGGGGACAGCtacagtgcttgtgtgtgtgcgcgtgtgtaatGTGCATTCGTCTTTCTACACTGtatatgtgattgtgtgcggGTGAGTAAGACTGTGAGACATGTGAATTCAGTATAGTCAAGAAagtatgaaagaaaaataaagatgtaCAAGTGGATAGCAGTGGTTGGTGGGGCCTTGTTGTTGAGTTCCTGTTGTTCTGCTGGTTACAGAAAGGCTCTCTGAATAGATATCGTGTATGGGCTAATACAACTGGATTAGGGTGGTGACGCACACAAATCTACAAACAGGAGCGCTTGTCTGTGCTGATTGTGAGCATGTCTTGGTGCTTGTGatttaaaatgtcatatttacttttttcctcaatttcgATTTTGGATGTCacttttaaaattcaaaacaattcacTGTCACGTGCAGGAACAATGACCATCGTCAACTTACAATGTCCATGGGGCTGAGCAATCTCACGCTGGACATCCATCACCTGCACAGAAGACATggagttttatttctgtgcgcatacccccacccacccacccacccacacacacacacacacacacacacacacacacacacacacacacacagaactgaaaTGTGCATACATAAATGTGTTTCACAAATGCTAAATGAATGTTCCCCTCCTACCTAACTTCTGCTGGGGGAGGTCCCAGGCCATATATGATGCTtgtaatattaattaaatgaatacaaTGTATTATAGTTTCCAAACATGTTGTCATATTCTGATTCTTCTatcaaatgagaaataaagCAGATATATGTGAATGATATGGTTCTTCTGTTTCACGCCGTGAGGTCACTGGGTTCCATTATGTTCTATTGTGATTTTACAACTCAATGCTATCACTTCACTATTGTTACCACTGTCCTGTTATCACACGCCAATCCCCCATTATCACCACTCTCCTATAATTAGTCTTACAGCCATTTAGATCTTAGGTTTTACGACGATATTCATTTCTACATAAAAAGACGTTAGCCACGTTATACAGCTAGTTCGGTCAATCAGGATTCATAAACATGCAGAGCTTCAGAACATACACAACGTTTAATTCTTGTTGAGCACGGGACTTGCAGGTTATAGGCTATTATCTATTCAGTCTTCTTATCGATAAACCAATGCCATTTTAAACagtattaattaattacattctTGAAGCATGTTTTTGTACACATGAATGCATACCTTTGTAGGAGAAAATGTGAGCAGGTTACGCAAAGGCACCGTCGAAGCGTTGCCGACGCAATTAACAATTAATGACAGGTGTGTTGGGCGCTTGCTCCGCTGCATGGCCTGGAGCTTGTGTTAGAGCGCCCTCTCCTGGATTATTTCGCAAACTGCAATATTAACAAGCGAAGGACCGACCATCCTGGTGGCCTTCGTGGTGACGTGGACGCCCTACAACGTCATGGTGCTCCTCAACACCGTCTGCTCCAGCTGCATCCCCAACGCCGCCTGGACCATGGGCTACTGGCTGTGCTACATCAACAGCACCGTCAACCCGGCCTGCTACGCCCTCTGCAACGCCACCTTCAAAAAGACCTTCAAACGACTCCTCCTCTGCCAGTACAAGGACATTCGCTCGGGTCGATGAACAGAGGCGCGTGTATGTCGCACTgattagaaaaatatatatattctcttAAACATTTTTATAGAACTGCAGCTACAGGTTCAAGAGCTTGATGGGCTAAATGACTACCTATATACCGTACGTGCAATATAAACGtacacacatttgtatgcctACAAACTGCCTGTTTGAATCAAAAGCACATGTAGAACATAACGGAGATGCAATGAGAatctacacatactgtatgatcaATATAAGAACCGTGCATCGATAAGGAGtttggtttcatctgatttGATATTCACATTACTGAAAATACCAAGAAGTCATATATGGTAGGTGAAACTATTTTACTGATGCaccagtgagagggagggatgttACCGAATGAGCTATGGGGAAAATAGGGCTAACAGGATGTCTGTAACTCACTGTACAagaaactgtgtttgtgcttgtgtgtgtgcgcgtgtgtaatGTGCATTCGtctgtgtacactgtatatgtgattgtgtgcggGTGAGTAAGACTGTGAGACATGTGAATTCAGTATAGTCAAGAAagtatgaaagaaaaataaagatgtaCAAGTGGATAGCAGTGGTTGGTGGGGCCTTGTTGTTGAGTTCCTGTTGTTCTGCTGGTTACGGAAAGGCTCTCTGAATAGATATCGTGTATGGGCTAATACAACTGGATTAGGGTGGTGACGCACACAAATCTACAAACAGGAGCGCTTGTCTGTGCTGATTGTGAGCATGTCTTGGTGCTTGTGATTTAAAATGTcttatatttacttttttcctcaatttcgATTTTGGATGTCacttttaaaattcaaaacaattcacTGTCACGTGCAGGAACAATGACCATCGTCAACTTACAATATCCATGGGGCTGAGCAATCTCACGCTGGATATCCATCACCTGCACAGAAGACATggagttttatttctgtgtgcatacccccacccacacacacacacacacacacacacacacacacacacacagaattgaaATGTTCATACATAAATGTGTTTCACAAATGCTAAATGAATGTTCCCCTCCTACCTAACTTCTGCTGGGGGAGGTCCCAGGCCATATGATGCTTGTAATATTAGTCAAATGAATACAATGTATTATAGTTTCCAAACATGTTGTCATATTCTGATTCTatcaaatgagaaataaagCAGATATATGTGAATGATATGGTTcttctgttttcttctgtttcaCCCGTGAGATCACTGGGTTCCATTATGTTCTATTGTGATTTTACAACTCAATGCTATCACTTCACTATTGTTACCACTGTCCTGTTATCACCACTCTCCTATAATTACAATCTTACAGCCATTTAGATCTTACGTTTTACGACGATATTCATTTCTACATAAAAAGACGTTAGCCACGTTATACAGCCAGTTCGGTCAATCAGGATTCATAAACATGGAGAGCTTCAGAACATACACAACGTTTAATTCTTGTTGAGCACGGGACTTGCAGGTTATAGGCTATTATCTATTCAGTCTGCTTATCGATTAACCAATGCCATTTTAAACAGTATCAACTAATTACATTCTTGAAGCATGTTTTTGTACACATGAATGCATACCTTTGTAGGAGAAAATGTGTGCAGGTTACGCAAAGGCACCGTCGAAGCGTTGCCGACGCAATTAACAATTAATGACAGGTGCGTTGGGCGCTTGCTCCGCTGCATGGCCTGGAGCTTGTGTTAGAGCGCCATCTCCTGGATTATTTTGCAAACTGCAATATTAACAAGCGAAGGACCGACATTTTAACTTAATTCCTTATCGctgccacctctctctctcattcacagcGAGTCACCAGTCATGGTGTGTGACCAACAACGTGACCGCGACGTGAGGCGAATAGAAAATGGACATTTATGTAGCCTcttaaatgtcacatttaaaCTGCGTAGttcgtgtgtttttttttctttttcttactcAAGACTCACTGGTTGTTAACACCCTCCTTCCTTATAGCAATACTTCCtgtaaacaggaaacaggaaacctCATTCCATGAAATAAACTTTTTCTTTCGGTTTCATTTCCTTTCAGCAGTGGCATACAGGGGCTAGCTTTGCAGGAGTACAGACGTGAAGtcatctttattgtgtttaGTCATTCgtacagaaaaatacaaacacGAGCAAAAGAAAACCGTGAATCAGGTAAGAATTATAGTATGGGGAAACAGTGTATTCAGAAGGAGGTTGACTAAAAGTGCCCTGTGGAATGTAAGGCTGCTATCTGGAGGAGCGGATAAGGAAGCAAAGAATGGCAGCCAACTTTACCGTGTCAGTGGACGAGATCTCCTGCCCAGTGTGCCACGACATCTTCACCTGCCCTGTTGTCCTGTCGTGTAGCCACAGCTTGTGTAAGGactgtctgcagcagtgcaggACAGCCGGCTTCCATAAATGTCCGCTGTGCCAGAGAGCGTGTCCCCCCGGGACCGAGCCCCCTGTTAACCGGGCTTTGAAGAATCTCTGTGAGCGGTTCCACCTGGAACAGGAAGTCGCAGGGGGCTCGGAGACTCTCTGCGGTCGGCACGGCGAGAAACTGAAGCTCTTCTGTCTGGTGGATAAACAGCCGATATGCGCCGACTGCGTGCCGGATTTGCACGACCGTCATAAATGCTGTCACTTAAAGGTAGCAGTGCACGACCATAAGGTGAGCAAGGCCTACACGTCTGAATGAATGGGGATTGCACTTGTCTTGGTGTATAATTGCTTATTTTGGAAATTGGGTTCAGGAAATAGGGCGgcacggacggtgcagtgggtagcactgccgcctcacagcaaggggcCAGCCCTGtgtgcaaggaggtcctgggttcgaatccccgtcggccggggcctccctgtgtggagtttgcatgttctccccgtgtttgcgtgggtttcctcccacagtccaaagacatgcaggttaggctgattggacacaCTATTTAGCTGGTGAATTGTAATGTTGATATTACAGACGAGGATGCAGGCGGCCCTGAAGCCCTTACAGGAGAAGCTGGAAAACTTTAAAAAGATCAGTGAAACTAGAGATCAAAAACTGCATCACATCaaggtacagtatgtgaaaGTGTTGTGGCTTTTTAaagtataaacaaaataatgagtacctgtaaatatatatttcttctcAGTTTCTTAATTGCAGTTTTTGAAAACTGCATTCCATTCAATAACACACGATTAGCTAAATGCAATAAGATGCACAAAACATATATTAACTGTAGCAATATCAATTAAAAgcaccaaaatatatttatgcttCATCTAATTCAATATTCTCTTTATTACTGATTGAGAATAATGCATATGTTTTGCACATTGGACTCATTTATTCCTACTAAATATAACTCAGTCTAACATACAATTGAAAGCATATAACTATATTTACAAAAGCAAATTCaattttttgaagaaaaaaagctgcccCCCCTTCTCCTAACTGTTTTCAAGTAACTGAGAAAAACGATtaagttaaaatgtttcagaGCCAGGTTCAGCAAACAGAGAAGCAGATCAAAGAGGAGTTTCAGGAGCTGCACCAGTTCTTGCGCCAAGAGGAGGCAGCCAGGATCGCAGCCCTCAGAGCGGAGGAGATACAGAGGAGCCAGACTCTGAGCAGGAAGATGGAGGAAGTGGTCAGAAAGATGAAGGCCCTTTTAACCACAGTCAAAGCCATAGAGCAGGAGATGGGCAAAGATGATGTTTCATTCCTGCAGGTCAGAGAAAAAGCAAGATACaaatcaaaatgttattttacacaCTTGGCATATAGGAGGCGGAGTACAGGTAGAATCTTAGGAATATGATTCAATAGAAAGAGAAATCACAAAGTACACACACGCTTCGAGCTGTAGAATGTAGTCGGAGAATTATATCTTCCTGCCATTTTTGTTGAGGTTTTTCTGATAAAGGTTGGCATCAGGGTCTAATTATTTCATGTGTTCATTTCAGAATTACAATGCAACAATGAAACAGTGAGTCAAAACCCTTTACTTTCCATTCTTCCAATGCATCACATTGATGTAAAGCGAACAGCAGCTCTGACTCCTGAATATTACTGCAGGACTCAGTGCACAGTGCAGGACCCAGATGTCTCGGGAGTGCTAATCgatgtggccaaacacctgggcaacctgaaGTTCCAAGTCTGGCAGACAATGACGGGAATGGTGAAGCACAGTGAGTGTGGTGTGCAAGTGTGAGGCGATTTAATGATAAAGGACAGATTGTTTTTGATGTCCAGCTGGAAAGAGTCAAGATCGTTCTGTTAATTGAGCTTTTATTTCTACATGTCTCTTGTCTCAGCTCCTGTTAttctggaccccaacacagctgGACCCGTCCTTATATTCTCTAAGGATCTGACCAGTGTCACATCAAGCGAAGCATATTCCACAGATGCCAATACTCTTTTTGGCTCACAAGGATTCAGCTCAGGGAAACACCAGTGGGATGTTGAATTCCACCGATATGCTCTTGTAGATATAGGTATTGCCGAGGAGTGTCAAAAAGAGAGATGGAGTAATGATAAACACCATGTCTGTACAGTACGTCACTGTGGTGGTTGTGACAACATAGACAAAAAATCTGTACGCAGGGGAATGCTTATGATAAGAGTGCTCCTGGACTGCGATGAAAAGACTCTGTCATTTTTTGACGTCTACGGCAATAAAACTTTCCAAACTGATTGTAGATACACTCTCACAGGGAAACTCTTTCCATTGTTTTACttctttgaaataaataattacttgAATCTGAAGATCTTGCCTGCCAAGATCAAAGTCATGCAGAAGAAAGTAAAGCAAGTGGTTACGGATAAGAAACCTGAAAAAGGTTGAGTTAACATTAACTGTGACTTGACATAAAATCATTAATTGCAGTCTTCTGAGTGAACAGGAACAGTGCTTAAtctcagcactcacacacagaaggtTTGTTCTTAAAGGAAATGAGCACAAATCACCGGCCATAATTTAAGAGAAAACAGTTTGGGCAAAACATTTTATGCGTTCATATCATGTATACTGCTTTTCACATGGGTCTTATTTCCTGCGGAaaggttatttgtgttcaggtttttgtgtgtacattatTGGAGGGTTCTTTTGGTTCGATTTATAGTTAAAATCACTACAATGCACTTGAAAAGTTTTAGTTTTCAAATGCATTGTCATCGTGTTAGGAAGCCTACTGTACTATGCTTAACTGTTTTAAGGTTTTATTTACCCATGTTGTGGTTTAGAGCAAAggtatttgtgcattttatttgaattatatCCTCAATAAAGTTTTATCATCGTAATCATTATGCTTTCCAGAGGTTTCCTTTTCATAATAGTgaaataattgaattatttaCAGTCCGTGAGCATTCACACAAGCTGTTCAAGTGATGttaaaatgtcaatgtcaattacaataattgaaaaaataaacacgACACCGTGCTCTTTAGTCTTTATTCACAATACAGACTTAATTTCTTAAGTCTAAATGCTAATGCTGCTGCAAATGTGTAGCAATAGAAAACCTTGTTATTCCATACACAAATGGCAACGAATGCATCACAGCTAGCACCAGTAGCTCACTGCAGCACAGCATTTTCATTCTTTCCCTTCCCAGCACCAATGATCACACTTTACATAACGAGCAGCCCAGAATTCCCATGGTTATTTTGACCagcagttcattacattacaagtcatttggctgatgtttTATCCATAgtgacttagttgattagactaagcaggagacaatcctcccctggagtaatgcaaggttaagggccttgctcaaggctgtgtggatcttagtGTAGCTACgccggggattcgaaccaccgaccttgcgaggCCCAGTCAACCgggtaaccactacgctacagaacGCCCCTGTTCCTTCTGTTCTTACAACCAGGGACTACAACCAGCATGGTTATAATGCTGCCGTCTGTAGTCCTACAGGAAGCTGAGCTGGCTCCGCCCCCAGTTCCTCCCATAGTGTTCTTCTGGAG is a genomic window of Conger conger chromosome 19, fConCon1.1, whole genome shotgun sequence containing:
- the LOC133118811 gene encoding E3 ubiquitin-protein ligase TRIM35-like, with amino-acid sequence MAANFTVSVDEISCPVCHDIFTCPVVLSCSHSLCKDCLQQCRTAGFHKCPLCQRACPPGTEPPVNRALKNLCERFHLEQEVAGGSETLCGRHGEKLKLFCLVDKQPICADCVPDLHDRHKCCHLKVAVHDHKTRMQAALKPLQEKLENFKKISETRDQKLHHIKSQVQQTEKQIKEEFQELHQFLRQEEAARIAALRAEEIQRSQTLSRKMEEVVRKMKALLTTVKAIEQEMGKDDVSFLQNYNATMKQTQCTVQDPDVSGVLIDVAKHLGNLKFQVWQTMTGMVKHTPVILDPNTAGPVLIFSKDLTSVTSSEAYSTDANTLFGSQGFSSGKHQWDVEFHRYALVDIGIAEECQKERWSNDKHHVCTVRHCGGCDNIDKKSVRRGMLMIRVLLDCDEKTLSFFDVYGNKTFQTDCRYTLTGKLFPLFYFFEINNYLNLKILPAKIKVMQKKVKQVVTDKKPEKG